The Bacteroidota bacterium genome contains the following window.
CAACTTGCTCTTTTGAAGCATTTCCATTGCCAGTTATCGCTTGCTTGATACTTTTGGGGGCATACTCAAAAATTGGAATATCTCTGTATAATGCAGCTGCAATACTGGTTCCCTGAGCTCTTCCCAGCTTCAGCATCGATTGTACATTTTTGCCAAAAAATTGGGCTTCAATGGCTAGTTCGTCAGGTTTATAGGAATCAATAAGTTGCAAAGAGCGTTCAAAAATATGCTTCAATTTCAGCATATGATCCTTGTATTTACTAAGTTGTATAATGCCCATGGTAACCAATTCCATTTTATTACCAACAGAATTAACAACGCCATAACCCATAACTGTTGTTCCTGGATCGATACCTAGTATTACTTTATCCTTCATTAATTATGCTTCATACAAAGTTAACAAAGCTAAAAGGATAAACTGACTTGAAGAAATTACCTATTTTTGAACAAAGGACTGTCCACTTGAAACTCAATCAAAATCAGAGAAAAGCCATTTCATTAAGTATCAAAATTTTGATATTTTTTGCTACGCTATATTATATCTATGCTAAAGTGTTTAAA
Protein-coding sequences here:
- the ruvC gene encoding crossover junction endodeoxyribonuclease RuvC; protein product: MKDKVILGIDPGTTVMGYGVVNSVGNKMELVTMGIIQLSKYKDHMLKLKHIFERSLQLIDSYKPDELAIEAQFFGKNVQSMLKLGRAQGTSIAAALYRDIPIFEYAPKSIKQAITGNGNASKEQVAAMLVRLLNIEMPKYLDATDGLAAAVTHHFQGNKIPGKEGGSYSSWDSFIKNNPGRVK